In the genome of Aedes aegypti strain LVP_AGWG chromosome 2, AaegL5.0 Primary Assembly, whole genome shotgun sequence, the window CGTTTGAAGGGTTTTTCAGGGGAAAGTTAAAAAGGAGTGGGGGAGTAAGGAGGGATTAAGTGATTTGTTTCTATTCCATTCTCTCGTTATGCACTTCATGTTAAACAATCCATattctatttgaaaaaaatctcttattTTTTTCGTCATAACCTCCCATCTTTGCATTATGACACCCTTTTATACCCCCCAAAATAACGAAATAAGTGATTTCAACGTATCAATCGATAGATTCCAAATCCTTCTAttataaaatgttataaaacataactatctattttaaattttattaagaaTTGGAGCACTGCTTCTTTAGTGGTGCTATGGTTTTAGCATGTTTGTTTAAATGGCTCAAGAAAATAATTAGGTATTACTTAGAAAGATCctccaagagtttatctgataATTCCTCCAGGCACACGTCCTTATTTAtcttcaaggattattccaTAAACACCTCTAGGATTTCTCAGCCTTTGAAGACTATTTCAGTAATTCTATAAGAATTCCTATTTTGGTATCCTGTACCGGTTCTCCCAGAAGTATCTCCTACAATTTGTTCAGCACGGATATTCCCAGGGATTCATCCAGtaagtttttttatgaataatacTAAGTTTAACTTCAGAAAtgtttccaggaattccatcagaaattttcctttgGATGCCTCCAtaagttcttctaggaatttctccagaggttcttccaggagttcgtACGGAAAgaattttcttcttattttttccaaagcagaattttctccaggaattaaaaTGGTCACACTATCAACTCTTTGAGAACATCGACCTCAGATTATTTCGACGCTTTTCCGATATTCCTGAAGACGTTTTTTTCTGACATCACTTCATGATACACTCCTGAGATTATTGAccgatttatttttttcgagaaaCATGAATTTCTTCATGGATTGCATCAAGCTTTTCTTTGGAAAAAGCTCCAAAATCTTTTTAGGAAATCCTGTAAGTATTCATCCTGGGTtttcatcattgattttgtcaagcattttccaggaattaaaaGTCGAATTTCTGAAGCATTTGCCCGGAAATTTATCCAAAGACTTCTCAGGGGATTTCTCCGTAGATTCATACTAGATTTTTTCCAGACTGTACTATAATCAACCATATCATAAAGCAGGGAATTTCACGGATAGgcatcttagattttttttacaaaagctttcaatgattcttccaagaattttacaggaataaaaaaaaagttctgcagagattgcttcaagaaattgttcaagtATTTGCCAAGAGATTTTCCTAAGATTTCGTCATATACTCGTCCAGGATCCTTTCAAAGGAAAGTTCTTCAAGCATTGTCCCAGGTTTTTAGGTTGCTTAAGGTTAGGATTTCAGGTTACTGTATTGAGTTGTCCTTGAATTTCCTTTCATTAAATTTGCCAATGAGTTTTTCTAGAATTTAAGTCACAATTCTTGAAAGGATCGAATTTCTCCTAGGGTTCTTTTAGAATTGTTTCTAGGATGCATGCAGCATTTTTTCAGATATCCCTTTACTTTTCAAGTGGATAAGAAAAATGTATGCATACTTCTATATgaaaaattgaccaaaaatgAGAACAATGCAACAGAAGGTTGTATAAATTAATCTACAtcagttttttttcgaaaatgtctTGCAGAAAACTGCtccgtatttcttcaaaaaaatgttccaaattccTGCGAGGATTCATAAAAGAGATTTCTAAAAGATCTGGCCTGCGCTTATTGCTGAAGTGTCTCTAAAGGCTCGTTGTAGAATCTCCTCAGAGGTTTCTAaagtgattcctccaagagaTACAATTATAGATTTATTCTGattgttttattatttgtttCGAGTAGTTCTTTCACAAGTTTCTCCTGTTATATTGCCACGAATATCTTCAAGCAATACTTTTaagatttaaatatatttttttttaataattcccTTAACTTTGACCAGGGAATCCACGGAGTTATAACAGGCTTTTCGTGAATTTCTGCAGTGCTTCCATCGGGATTTCAATCAAACAATCCTGGAagttttttcaagtattttttcagactattctgcaaaaaatattcaaaatttcctccagatgttcCCTGATACAATTTTTCAGGTAATTTTTCACAGATACTGGGCAAACTCATACTAAAATACCTGCAAAAATTTCTCTAGGTTTTTTCATGACTTTTACAaagattacttcagaaattatttctagattTTCAAAAACCATGGATTTCACCCAAGATTCCTGCAATTACTCCGAAGGTAtttcttgagttttttttttggtgatttGCTTGAGTTTCACCCATCAGAACTCATAAATTATTTTCCAACTAATTACTCGAAGAATTCTTTTGAGGTTTGCtgcagaaattacttcagagaCTTTTTGAGAACACCcggataaatatttaaaaaaaaatccaaccaaAATAAATCCTCCATGGCTTCAAATAACAGGTGTtctttttttcttggcattacatcctcacttgggacaaagcctgcttttcagcttagtattcaatgagcactttcacagttattcactgagagctttctttgccaatgttgccattttcgtattcatatatcgtgtgacaggaaCGGTGATACTTTATGTTCAGGAAAGTCaacaaaatttccattacgaaaagaccctggaccgaccgggaattgaatccagacaccttcagcatggccttGTATCCGCGGACtgtaaccactcggttaaggaagtcGTAATAGGAAATTTTGTAAACTTTAATACAcgtttctagtaaaacattgtTATTTCTCTGTGACAGTTTACATTTTGAACCAACTTCCCCTAAGCGACAAGCAACGGTACGGCACGATAGTCAGAAAAACACGCGCTGTCTGATGCTGGTTCGAGTCGATGACCATTTCTAATGTTCATAAATCATAGCGAAATTTGTTTCGGTAGCTGTAAAACATACGCATTAGATGCTACCCAGGTACGGGGACCCGTTTGGAGTGGAGTGCGTGTATTGACACCTAGATCTTTGCGGTTGATAGCACGTGCCACACAGTCTGTTTTCAgcgaaattggatgcatctacACCATTTCGCACACAAACCCACCGGCAATATGCGAATCAACGGAAAGGTGGAGGAGGATGACGTGATTTGTTCAACTCCGTTGGCCCCTAGAGCTGGTGCAGTGCAGAGGTTGTTTGACTAATACCCGTACTTATGGATATCAAacgttcgaaaaaaaattcttcgattCATCGTGCGTATATAAACTACCAAGAACGCTTCCACCAGCATCACTCAGTTTGCTGATTCAGATTCAATAGCTTGGTGTTTCCAACTTTCTTAACTTCTGAAACAAGATGCACAAGCAATTTGTAAGATAAAAGTTTTCCTGTCAGTGTAGATCAAACGATAAACTCTCTCCGTTTTTACAGGGTCTGATTCTGATGGTTATTTCGTGTTCTCTGGCAGCGCCACAGCAGCGAAGAAACGGTATCTCGAACGGAGGTGGTGCGGAAAGTGCCGCTACCATCGTGAAACAGGACCAGCAAATCAATCCGGATGGATCGTACAGTTTTACCTACGAAACGAGCAACGGAATCCAGGCGTCGGAAAGCAGCCCGGATGGAGCGGCAGCCACCGGAGAGTTTTCGTACACCGCACCGGAAGGAGACAAAATCAAACTGACCTACGTTGCTGACCAGGATGGATTCCAGCCGCAGGGAGCACATCTTCCGGTGGAACCCCCCGTACCGGAGCATGTCATCAAGGCTTTGGAAGATATCCGTGCCAATCCCCCGAAAGATCCCGATTTCAACCCGGCTTTCCTTGAATCAGTTATTGCTAGATTGAGGCCACTGCAGGGATAGACACCTTTAGGAAAAAGAACGGTTTGTTGGCCTTCAGCGCCCTATAGCTTGTATTTTACGTTACTTAGTTCAATTATAAATGTGCATGTGCAATAATAGtaaagcaaataaaaaaacttttcttttaCTAGAGAAATAGAAAGATTTTGGCAAAGTTATTTATGAGAGAGGTTGGGCAGCTCTTTCAGAATCAATCCGTCTTGTACATACTTCCTATTGAACATATTCGAATCAAAAGCGTTGAGCATTCTAAATTTTGAAGCGGGTCAATGcatttcatttttaaaatattaaaaatggggtggCTTAAGAAACTagtttttcatgatatttgtggcaaacaaaatcttgtttcttcgattttgagttgaattgcaatgattcttctttttcttgcgttacgtccccactgggacagagcctgcttctcagcttattgttcttatgagcacttccacagttattaactgagagcttactatgccaatgaccatttttgcatgcgtatatcgtgtggcaggtacgaagatactctatgccctgggaagtcgagaaaatttccaacccgaaaagatcctcgaccggtgggattcgaacccacggccctcagcttggtcttgctgaatagctgcgcgtttaccgctacggctatctgggccccgaatTGCAATGatacaacattttttaactGGCTTGGGTTGGTGCCGTTCGGTATATTTCGAGTGTTTTAACTTTTATgaagtttatttttgaacaattcttttcattctagatcattttttctctCAATGTATTGGATAGAACAATTGGAACTTTATTGATTTTCCTTACAGAATGATTTGTTTTGGAAATGTAGATTCAGATTGTTCATGGACATGTTTaatcaaattttcacagcattACAGATTCAATATGAAAATCAATATTaaatttcgaatatttttttgtcttcCGAATTTTAAAGTACCATCAAACGGGGCTACTTTAGAAACCGGGGACTACTTTGGACAGTCtcggtttttatttatttgaagcataaatattaatctgagcgaTTTTTTGGCATCAGCACTTATTTCAGTCAATGCAATGCATGCTCTACAACCAGcatagaaatttcttgaaataatatCGACAATAAGAGgataaggaaaacaatatttcaaaatactcCGCACCAATATTCACCAGCtacaaaacatttgcta includes:
- the LOC5572913 gene encoding pupal cuticle protein Edg-78E, giving the protein MHKQFGLILMVISCSLAAPQQRRNGISNGGGAESAATIVKQDQQINPDGSYSFTYETSNGIQASESSPDGAAATGEFSYTAPEGDKIKLTYVADQDGFQPQGAHLPVEPPVPEHVIKALEDIRANPPKDPDFNPAFLESVIARLRPLQG